One region of Nitrospirota bacterium genomic DNA includes:
- a CDS encoding cytochrome b/b6 domain-containing protein: protein MTRIKVWDVPTRLFHWLLAGAFLAAFGIAQFVSDKDPLFSVHALLGLVIGLMALLRIIWGFAGSRYAKFSSFIFSPGELTGYMRDAFSGKGKRYIGHNPGSGYAIFAMLVLLLGIVTTGLLSQSGEIFEGLHEFFAYAMIAMVTMHILGVLWHTIRHKENITFSMVTGTKEGVQNEGILSARPLAGIAFLLLTGLWSAGLFTSYDQNTRQTVLPVIGTAVQLSENENKAEKHKGVHKKHQKHDDD from the coding sequence ATGACACGTATTAAAGTATGGGATGTTCCGACACGCTTGTTTCACTGGCTGTTGGCGGGCGCCTTCCTGGCGGCCTTCGGCATCGCACAATTTGTATCGGACAAGGACCCGCTGTTTTCTGTTCACGCGCTTCTCGGCCTTGTGATCGGTTTGATGGCGCTCCTCAGGATTATCTGGGGCTTTGCGGGTTCCAGATACGCCAAATTCAGCTCATTCATATTCAGCCCCGGAGAGTTAACCGGCTACATGAGAGACGCTTTCAGCGGAAAGGGAAAGCGGTATATAGGGCACAACCCCGGGTCCGGGTACGCTATTTTTGCTATGCTCGTTCTTCTGCTTGGGATCGTGACAACGGGCCTGCTCAGTCAGAGCGGAGAAATATTCGAGGGCCTTCATGAGTTCTTCGCATACGCCATGATAGCTATGGTGACCATGCATATACTGGGTGTGCTCTGGCATACGATCAGGCATAAAGAGAATATCACTTTCAGTATGGTGACCGGGACCAAAGAAGGCGTACAGAACGAAGGGATATTATCTGCCAGACCGCTGGCGGGAATCGCCTTCCTGCTCTTAACCGGACTTTGGTCAGCGGGTCTTTTCACCAGCTATGACCAGAACACCAGGCAAACTGTCCTGCCTGTAATCGGCACTGCCGTTCAACTAAGCGAGAACGAGAACAAGGCGGAAAAACATAAAGGTGTTCACAAAAAGCATCAGAAACACGATGACGACTAA
- a CDS encoding rRNA pseudouridine synthase has protein sequence MEERLQKVLAKCGIASRRMAEEMILEGLVTVNGTPATLGMKADLERDHIKVRGKLIRNAESKVYLVLNKPEKCLTTMSDSEGRPTVKDLIKGVREKVFPVGRLDYNSEGLLIITNDGELANAILHPAKKIPKTYLVKVNGFIEDKDLAKLEKGIKLDDGMTAPAKVKKIKKTEANSWIEITIYEGRKRQIRRMMDRVGHPVIKLRRIKINGISLGKLETGALRFLTPGELKKLKQEVGVN, from the coding sequence ATGGAAGAGCGGCTTCAGAAAGTATTGGCAAAATGCGGCATTGCCTCACGCAGAATGGCTGAGGAGATGATCCTTGAAGGGCTGGTGACAGTTAATGGAACCCCGGCGACACTCGGGATGAAGGCAGACCTTGAAAGGGACCATATAAAGGTGAGAGGTAAGCTCATCCGCAATGCTGAATCAAAGGTCTATCTGGTTTTAAACAAGCCGGAGAAATGTCTTACGACAATGTCCGATTCCGAGGGTAGACCGACGGTCAAGGATTTGATAAAGGGTGTGAGGGAGAAGGTTTTCCCTGTTGGAAGGCTTGACTATAATTCGGAAGGCCTCCTGATCATAACGAATGACGGAGAGCTGGCGAACGCGATACTTCACCCTGCCAAGAAGATCCCGAAGACATATCTCGTGAAGGTCAACGGATTCATTGAAGATAAGGACCTGGCAAAACTTGAAAAAGGGATCAAGCTTGACGACGGCATGACCGCTCCGGCAAAGGTGAAGAAAATTAAAAAGACGGAAGCTAATTCGTGGATTGAGATAACAATTTATGAAGGCAGGAAAAGGCAGATCAGAAGGATGATGGACCGGGTAGGACATCCGGTTATAAAGCTCAGGAGGATTAAGATTAACGGCATCTCTCTCGGCAAGCTGGAGACCGGCGCGTTACGCTTTCTTACACCTGGAGAATTGAAGAAACTGAAACAAGAAGTCGGAGTTAATTAG
- a CDS encoding 6-phosphofructokinase → MKRIGIITSGGDAGGLNAVIKGVAREAYAYGIESVVIPNGYAGLYNLVEMENVVVLNAERVSRIEASLSGSEAGHSRVKISKIKDPNTYARIKEGLKKFGIDALVISGGDDTGSVVVDLGGQGIPCVHVPKTMDLDLQTYSVGGDSAINRIAVMTRDLKTTGMSHNRVMVIEVFGRYVGHTAFRGGIGAEADCILIPEIPVDFDVVYEHIKTTYFARIERSDVKAGTYMMVVAEGLQTASGELLYDESAGVDAFGHKKLAGAGKYVRQQIEKRMKADPAIPDFMKKVGMYAPGVYEIPEVREVAPSHLVRSGQTSAYDVNFGYRAGAAGVLMLLQGKTGNTVVDVSGNKVLYIPTTEAIKRREVDIAEVALFETLGICFGRKPEKCEFVCEAASMPIERHV, encoded by the coding sequence ATCAAAAGAATAGGCATTATCACAAGCGGCGGAGACGCGGGCGGATTGAATGCAGTAATCAAAGGTGTGGCAAGAGAAGCGTACGCTTACGGTATTGAGTCCGTTGTTATTCCTAACGGATACGCGGGGCTCTATAACCTCGTTGAAATGGAGAATGTTGTCGTGCTTAACGCTGAAAGGGTAAGCCGTATCGAGGCGTCTCTTTCAGGTTCCGAGGCGGGACACTCGAGGGTAAAGATCAGCAAGATCAAAGACCCGAATACCTACGCAAGGATAAAAGAAGGGTTGAAAAAATTCGGCATCGACGCGCTTGTCATAAGCGGCGGAGATGACACCGGCAGCGTTGTTGTTGACCTCGGCGGACAGGGCATCCCCTGTGTGCACGTTCCAAAGACAATGGACCTCGACCTCCAGACCTACAGCGTCGGCGGTGATTCAGCGATCAACAGGATAGCAGTCATGACGCGCGATCTCAAGACAACAGGCATGAGCCACAACCGAGTAATGGTCATTGAAGTGTTCGGAAGATATGTTGGGCACACCGCGTTTCGCGGCGGCATCGGAGCGGAGGCTGACTGTATCTTGATACCTGAGATCCCCGTGGACTTTGATGTTGTATACGAGCATATCAAGACCACCTATTTCGCCAGGATTGAAAGGAGCGATGTCAAGGCAGGCACATATATGATGGTAGTTGCGGAGGGACTCCAGACAGCGTCCGGGGAACTGCTTTATGATGAATCCGCCGGGGTGGATGCGTTCGGGCACAAGAAACTCGCAGGCGCCGGGAAATATGTGAGACAGCAGATCGAAAAGAGAATGAAGGCTGACCCCGCGATACCCGATTTCATGAAGAAGGTCGGTATGTACGCGCCGGGCGTGTATGAGATACCGGAGGTAAGGGAAGTAGCTCCAAGCCATCTCGTGCGTTCCGGTCAGACTTCCGCCTATGATGTGAACTTCGGATACAGGGCAGGCGCAGCCGGGGTACTGATGCTGCTTCAGGGAAAGACAGGGAACACGGTTGTTGATGTGAGCGGAAATAAAGTGCTCTACATCCCGACAACAGAGGCGATCAAACGCAGAGAAGTTGATATAGCCGAGGTAGCGCTTTTTGAAACCCTGGGGATTTGCTTCGGCAGAAAACCTGAGAAGTGCGAGTTCGTGTGTGAAGCCGCGTCAATGCCGATAGAGAGACATGTGTAA
- a CDS encoding 6-phosphofructokinase, giving the protein MPKKNNNEIVGIIVGGGPAPGINGVISSATIEAINEGKQVVGIMGGFKALFAGDLNCTIPLTINDVSMIHAQGGSILRTSREYPDKVKEKFKVLMSTIKKLGINYLVTIGGEGTLFMANWIEREARGSLSVAHVPKTIDNDIPLPGGVCTFGYQTARHRGVNIVDNLIQDAKTTGRWYFITTMGRYAGHLALGIGKAAGATVTLISEELEDNVSFKKVADVLTGSIIKRLSMDRDYGVAVLAEGIAEKFDHDELCKYEQLEKDETGRVRLSEIQLGRILKNFVKKTLESMGLNITIVDKTVGYELRASAPIPFDIEYTRDLGYGVVRYLLKGGTGAMIVFDEGRLRPIPFVELMDYNTGKVKMRPVDLTAETYKVGREYMIRLEKEDFSGDKLACLAKTANMKPEDFKQRFGYVV; this is encoded by the coding sequence ATGCCCAAAAAGAACAACAACGAGATAGTTGGAATAATAGTCGGCGGCGGCCCGGCCCCGGGCATAAACGGAGTCATCAGTTCTGCGACAATCGAAGCCATTAACGAAGGCAAACAGGTTGTCGGCATAATGGGCGGGTTCAAGGCCCTTTTCGCGGGAGACCTGAATTGCACAATACCTCTTACCATAAATGACGTCTCAATGATACACGCGCAGGGCGGCTCTATTTTAAGGACGTCCCGCGAATATCCCGACAAGGTCAAAGAGAAGTTCAAAGTCCTGATGTCCACAATTAAAAAACTCGGCATCAATTATCTTGTGACCATCGGCGGCGAGGGCACGCTTTTCATGGCGAACTGGATTGAGAGGGAGGCCAGGGGATCTCTCAGCGTAGCGCATGTTCCAAAGACCATTGACAACGATATCCCTCTGCCGGGCGGCGTTTGCACCTTCGGTTATCAGACGGCCCGCCATCGCGGAGTGAACATTGTTGACAATTTAATACAGGATGCAAAGACAACAGGCAGGTGGTATTTTATCACCACGATGGGCCGGTATGCCGGGCATCTCGCGCTTGGGATCGGCAAGGCAGCCGGCGCAACGGTAACGCTTATCTCCGAAGAATTAGAGGACAACGTTTCATTTAAAAAGGTTGCCGACGTACTCACCGGCTCTATAATAAAAAGGCTCTCCATGGACAGGGACTACGGCGTGGCGGTCCTCGCAGAAGGGATAGCGGAGAAATTTGACCATGACGAGCTCTGCAAATACGAACAACTGGAAAAAGATGAGACCGGCCGGGTGAGGCTCTCAGAGATCCAGCTTGGAAGGATCTTGAAAAATTTTGTTAAGAAGACCCTTGAGTCCATGGGATTAAATATAACCATTGTAGACAAGACAGTCGGTTACGAATTAAGGGCTTCCGCCCCTATACCGTTTGATATTGAATACACAAGGGACCTCGGTTACGGTGTGGTCCGTTATCTCCTCAAAGGCGGCACAGGCGCGATGATAGTATTTGATGAAGGACGGCTCAGGCCGATCCCGTTTGTCGAACTGATGGATTACAACACCGGCAAGGTCAAGATGCGTCCTGTTGATCTGACCGCAGAGACTTACAAGGTTGGAAGAGAGTATATGATACGCCTTGAGAAAGAGGATTTCTCCGGCGATAAACTCGCCTGCCTCGCAAAGACCGCGAATATGAAGCCGGAGGACTTCAAGCAGAGATTCGGTTATGTAGTGTAG
- a CDS encoding class II fructose-bisphosphate aldolase — protein MSEVLAKLKSCVSISGGKVQVKDAAGVRGLIDDLIYEAVFNQDEEKRKSLQRLVIEIAKQMGAVPSSIQGLYEEMGRNYPGFTVPAMNIRGLTYDTSRVIFKKAIEKNIGAFIFEIARSEIGYTKQKPLEYTAVILAAAVRECFAGPVFIQGDHFQLIRKNYLSGPDLEKNYIKGLIKEAIDGEFYNIDIDSSTLVDLEKPTLKEQQRPNFANAAELTEYIRSLEPKGVTVSVGGEIGEIGGKNSTPEELRAYLDGFKETYKGKGISKMSVQTGTAHGGVVLPDGTLAKVKIDFDTLRKISEVARKEYGLSGAVQHGASTLPDEAFHTFPETTTSEVHLATGFQNIMYDSKSLPASFRDEIYAYLKTECAKERKEGQTDEQFFYSTRKKGFGTLKKKWWDLPANVKGPIMKELEDKFELLFKELKVAGSKELVNKTVKPVVVEKKVPDDILG, from the coding sequence ATGTCAGAGGTATTAGCAAAGCTGAAAAGCTGCGTGAGCATCAGCGGCGGAAAGGTACAGGTCAAAGACGCTGCCGGAGTAAGAGGTCTCATTGACGACCTCATTTACGAGGCGGTCTTCAACCAGGACGAAGAAAAGAGAAAGTCATTGCAGAGGCTTGTCATTGAGATAGCCAAGCAGATGGGCGCGGTGCCTTCATCCATCCAGGGACTTTATGAAGAGATGGGGAGAAATTATCCCGGCTTTACAGTTCCCGCGATGAACATCAGGGGGCTTACCTATGACACTTCAAGGGTCATTTTTAAAAAGGCTATCGAGAAAAATATCGGGGCCTTCATATTCGAGATAGCCCGCTCGGAGATCGGTTATACAAAACAGAAGCCTCTTGAATATACCGCTGTTATTCTTGCTGCCGCGGTCAGGGAATGTTTTGCCGGCCCGGTTTTTATCCAGGGAGACCACTTCCAGCTCATCAGGAAAAACTACCTGTCAGGCCCTGACCTTGAAAAGAACTACATCAAGGGACTCATCAAGGAGGCCATTGACGGTGAATTCTACAACATCGATATTGACTCATCCACGCTTGTTGACCTTGAAAAACCGACTCTGAAAGAACAGCAGAGGCCGAACTTTGCAAACGCAGCGGAGCTGACGGAATATATCAGAAGCCTTGAGCCCAAGGGAGTTACCGTTTCGGTCGGAGGAGAGATCGGCGAGATCGGCGGAAAGAACAGCACGCCAGAAGAACTGAGGGCGTATCTTGACGGTTTCAAAGAAACTTACAAAGGCAAGGGCATAAGCAAGATGAGCGTCCAGACAGGCACTGCGCACGGCGGCGTTGTTCTTCCTGACGGCACGCTCGCAAAGGTAAAGATCGACTTTGACACGCTCAGAAAGATCTCCGAAGTCGCGAGAAAGGAATACGGCCTTTCAGGCGCGGTCCAGCACGGCGCGTCAACACTGCCGGACGAAGCGTTCCACACTTTCCCTGAGACAACCACATCTGAAGTGCACCTTGCAACAGGATTTCAGAACATCATGTACGACAGCAAGTCGCTGCCCGCGTCATTCAGGGATGAAATTTATGCGTATCTAAAAACAGAGTGCGCAAAAGAGAGAAAAGAAGGACAGACAGACGAGCAGTTCTTCTACAGCACACGCAAAAAAGGCTTCGGCACTTTAAAGAAAAAATGGTGGGACCTCCCGGCAAATGTAAAAGGCCCGATCATGAAAGAGCTTGAAGACAAGTTCGAATTGCTCTTCAAAGAGCTGAAGGTTGCCGGATCAAAAGAGCTTGTGAACAAGACCGTCAAGCCGGTAGTTGTCGAGAAGAAAGTGCCGGATGATATTTTAGGGTAA